A genome region from Thalassotalea euphylliae includes the following:
- a CDS encoding peroxiredoxin family protein: MEISSITLAIIGFVLLNLAMVHYFAKVKQSKTPRAPLLLIVGMVVSSLLSLVALANHTFTADLASITIALLAFNNLSTSALFSYFLATRKTPLGDIRVKVGDQLLPFANEQFDTGELAGKRTLIKFYRGSWCPYCSSELSMFEALTPKLAAHNIDIVAISNDSKVETTAHAKRDNLSFKLIADPALAIIRQYGVEHHKGLGATADDTLNVFGIAMPLPWKMRFKAMAIPTSLLVDENGKIVWIDQSDDYRIRASEERVMAAVTNSFSD; this comes from the coding sequence GTGGAAATTTCTTCTATTACTTTGGCGATTATCGGCTTTGTTTTACTGAATTTAGCGATGGTGCATTACTTTGCCAAAGTTAAGCAAAGCAAAACACCACGCGCACCGTTGTTGTTAATTGTTGGTATGGTGGTGAGTTCACTGCTTTCTTTGGTGGCATTGGCAAACCACACTTTTACTGCTGATCTTGCGAGCATTACTATTGCGCTGTTGGCATTTAATAACCTTTCTACATCGGCGTTATTTAGCTACTTTTTAGCCACACGAAAAACTCCGCTTGGTGATATTAGAGTGAAAGTTGGTGATCAATTACTGCCATTTGCGAATGAGCAGTTTGATACGGGTGAACTTGCGGGTAAACGCACATTGATAAAGTTTTACCGTGGCTCTTGGTGCCCATATTGCTCGTCAGAGCTGAGCATGTTTGAAGCGCTAACACCTAAGTTGGCGGCGCATAATATTGATATTGTTGCTATTTCCAATGACTCAAAGGTTGAAACCACTGCCCACGCCAAGCGTGATAACTTAAGTTTTAAGTTAATTGCCGATCCAGCGTTGGCCATTATTCGTCAATACGGTGTTGAACACCACAAAGGCTTAGGGGCAACTGCTGACGATACACTTAACGTATTTGGTATTGCGATGCCATTGCCGTGGAAAATGCGCTTTAAAGCCATGGCGATCCCAACAAGCTTACTGGTTGACGAAAACGGCAAAATCGTGTGGATAGACCAATCGGATGATTACCGTATTCGCGCGAGTGAAGAGCGTGTAATGGCCGCAGTTACCAATAGTTTTAGTGACTAA
- a CDS encoding TetR/AcrR family transcriptional regulator, with protein MSAIKRRDTSKKRNTILDAAIECFIELGYERTSMDYIAERACASKRTVYNHFASKELLFNAVIARFIVANEEQKQIDYQPATSLAVQLRQFAQLKIAVSQDAKQLSFMRMAFGVLLTHPEIAERVMQNTDKSEDGLHNWLQAAVDDGKLLINDIALAAEVFWSMFSSTFFWMALLQGPQEKARCELLTQEFLETFLAKYQVV; from the coding sequence TTGTCTGCAATTAAACGCCGCGATACCAGTAAAAAAAGAAATACGATCCTAGATGCCGCTATTGAGTGCTTTATTGAGCTTGGCTATGAGCGCACCAGCATGGACTATATCGCAGAGCGCGCGTGTGCGTCTAAACGCACCGTATACAATCACTTCGCTAGCAAAGAATTGTTGTTTAATGCGGTTATCGCTCGGTTTATTGTTGCCAATGAAGAGCAAAAGCAAATTGATTATCAGCCAGCGACTTCTTTAGCAGTGCAACTGCGCCAGTTTGCCCAATTGAAAATTGCGGTCTCGCAAGATGCTAAGCAATTAAGCTTTATGCGTATGGCATTCGGGGTTTTGCTAACGCACCCAGAAATTGCAGAGCGCGTGATGCAAAATACCGATAAAAGTGAAGATGGGTTACATAACTGGTTACAAGCTGCTGTGGATGATGGCAAACTGTTGATCAACGATATTGCACTGGCAGCAGAGGTGTTTTGGTCAATGTTTTCTTCGACATTTTTTTGGATGGCATTATTACAAGGGCCACAAGAAAAAGCGCGCTGCGAGCTGTTAACGCAAGAATTCCTAGAAACATTTTTAGCTAAATACCAAGTTGTATAA
- a CDS encoding SelT/SelW/SelH family protein yields the protein MNKIEITYCAKCRWLLRASWMAQEILSTFEEEVDEVGLKPSTGGIYEIVANGQLIWSRKTMGRFPEITELKQAVRDVIAPERDLGCIDRKTANK from the coding sequence ATGAACAAAATTGAAATTACCTACTGCGCTAAATGTCGCTGGTTACTTCGCGCTAGCTGGATGGCGCAGGAAATTCTCTCTACTTTTGAAGAAGAAGTTGACGAAGTTGGCTTAAAGCCCAGCACTGGCGGTATTTACGAAATTGTTGCTAACGGCCAACTCATTTGGTCACGTAAAACGATGGGACGTTTTCCCGAGATAACCGAGCTCAAGCAAGCCGTTCGCGATGTAATTGCACCAGAGCGAGATTTAGGTTGTATCGATCGCAAAACTGCGAACAAATAG
- a CDS encoding GNAT family N-acetyltransferase codes for MNMLKPLPIQARDEIHTWGHYPEIFRDLDYAIQPGGWLDTIANKATCHAFGYYTPDLVGLSLLDVFEGGQAEFYIAIKPSCLNKGYGKQFMIATINKSFELGFEKLFLKVRLNHQVGIALYQKLGFENQKTVAMEINGEPTLFYLMELNKAVYQNSIAR; via the coding sequence ATGAATATGCTTAAACCATTACCCATTCAAGCGCGCGATGAAATTCACACATGGGGCCATTACCCAGAAATTTTTCGTGACTTAGACTACGCCATTCAACCGGGCGGTTGGCTAGACACCATAGCCAACAAAGCCACTTGCCATGCATTTGGTTATTACACGCCAGATCTGGTCGGGCTGAGCTTGCTGGATGTTTTTGAAGGTGGACAAGCAGAATTCTATATCGCGATTAAACCAAGTTGTTTGAACAAGGGTTACGGCAAACAATTCATGATAGCGACCATTAACAAAAGCTTCGAACTTGGCTTTGAGAAGCTCTTCCTCAAAGTTCGGCTAAATCACCAAGTCGGTATCGCACTCTACCAAAAGCTTGGATTTGAAAACCAAAAAACGGTTGCAATGGAGATTAATGGTGAGCCAACCCTCTTCTATCTAATGGAGTTAAATAAGGCGGTTTACCAAAACAGTATTGCGCGATAG